One stretch of Rhinolophus ferrumequinum isolate MPI-CBG mRhiFer1 chromosome 5, mRhiFer1_v1.p, whole genome shotgun sequence DNA includes these proteins:
- the PLAC8 gene encoding placenta-specific gene 8 protein, which translates to MNPVVTQPGYGMGGTVMTSDWQTGAFDCCGDIGICLCGTFFPLCLSCQIASDMNECCLCGASVAMRTKYRTRYGIPGSICSDFLMLSCFPQCVLCQLKRDIEKRKEMNAF; encoded by the exons atgaatCCAGTTGTTACCCAGCCAGGATATGGCATGGGGGGTACTGTGATGACGAGTGACTGGCAAACTGGCGCATTTGACTGCTGCGGTGACATAGGGATTT GCCTTTGTGGAACTTTCTTTCCCCTGTGTCTGTCATGTCAGATTGCCTCTGACATGAATGAATGCTGCCTGTGTGGAGCAAGTGTCGCCATGAGGACCAAGTATCGAACTCGATACGGCATCCCG ggaTCTATTTGCAGTGATTTCTTAATGCTGTCTTGTTTCCCTCAATGTGTCCTTTGTCAACTCAAACGAgatattgagaaaagaaaagaaatgaatgcttTCTAA